From Coffea arabica cultivar ET-39 chromosome 2e, Coffea Arabica ET-39 HiFi, whole genome shotgun sequence, the proteins below share one genomic window:
- the LOC113732670 gene encoding replication protein A 70 kDa DNA-binding subunit D-like isoform X2, translating into MIHRFPIYIEPLKDRFSHFIYIRYHSHALAIDKLIDNGSYTDPRVLLPHVANNRILRISAALQQRTTTAWIRGIIEISFRPQKLFYMACPQCHQPNSFAGTSIVQCEYCQANIELLPRACITIFIADSSGSLAATAMGTEAENLINYSTAELHYLYEQKIDLASYLMRTLQKKDKTVLR; encoded by the exons ATGATACACCGCTTTCCCATTTACATTGAGCCACTTAAAGACCGTTTCtcccattttatatatatcAGGTACCATAGTCATGCACTTGCAATAGACAAGCTAATTGATAATGGAAGTTACACTGATCCGCGAGTTCTTCTCCCTCATGTTGCCAATAATAGAATTCTTCGTATTAGTGCTGCACTTCAACAG aGAACCACTACTGCATGGATTAGAGGAATCATTGAAATTTCCTTTAGGCCCCAAAAATTATTCTATATGGCATGCCCCCAATGTCATCAACCAAACAGCTTTGCAGGCACATCGATAGTTCAATGCGAATACTGTCAGGCTAACATTGAACTCTTACCAAG AGCTTGTATTACCATTTTCATTGCTGATTCAAGCGGATCATTGGCTGCTACTGCTATGGGAACTGAAGCTGAAAATTTAATTAACTACTCAACTGCTGAACTCCATTATTTATACGAACAG AAAATTGATCTAGCTTCATACCTCATGCGTACTCTGCAAAAAAAGGACAAAACTGTTCTACGTTAA
- the LOC113732668 gene encoding uncharacterized protein: MAGIGCLPQPHQMLLLPKQRNHGVLQCCSNNPNSRKERTQTPKFLKLAVTGVTELLRLLSQSDKNRSDTINSQIDENLVSNIDDILMIIKSDYEKAYFVTGHFTSAIYADECTFEDPTIKFQGRDLYSRNLKLLVPFFDNPSIFLKEIKKGINPKAKYIIASWKLRTHLILLWRPLILIDGTTTYDIDDQLRVIRHVESWKISALEAIGQIFTPGFLRSDK, from the exons ATGGCGGGAATTGGATGCCTCCCGCAACCCCATCAAATGCTGCTACTTCCCAAACAA AGAAACCATGGTGTCCTCCAATGCTGCTCCAATAATCCCAATAGCAGGAAGGAAAGAACCCAGACCCCAAAATTCTTGAAACTTGCTGTTACCGGAGTTACTGAACTTCTAAGACTCCTCTCCCAGTCTGACAAAAACAG ATCGGACACAATAAACAGTCAGATTGATGAAAATTTGGTTTCTAATATAGATGACATTCTAATGATTATCAAGTCTGACTATGAGAAAGCATACTTTGTAACAG GACACTTTACCTCAGCAATTTATGCAGATGAATGCACTTTTGAAGATCCAACTATTAAATTTCAAG GAAGGGATTTGTATTCACGCAACTTGAAACTGCTGGTACCTTTCTTTGACAATCCATCCATATTCTTAAAAGAGATTAAGAAG GGCATCAATCCAAAAGCCAAATATATAATTGCATCGTGGAAATTAAG AACCCATCTCATACTTCTGTGGAGGCCTCTCATTCTGATTGATGGAACCACAACCTATGATATTGACGATCAGTTAAGA GTTATTAGGCATGTTGAGAGTTGGAAGATATCTGCACTTGAAGCAATAGGTCAGATATTTACTCCAGGCTTTCTGAGGTCAGATAAATGA
- the LOC113729306 gene encoding uncharacterized protein, with amino-acid sequence MSVVFVDGPVITKFVNDSGAFTEFVDEHFNKLDADGDGVLSLDELQKRFGRFSSRGFELQSQEEIGNLYNVLFEKFDADQNGTIDREEFRSLMKEIMVAKARGIGNSPVSIILQEDSLLMRAVQHKGPVGDDKN; translated from the coding sequence atgagtgTAGTTTTCGTAGATGGTCCAGTAATAACAAAATTTGTGAATGACTCAGGTGCATTTACTGAATTTGTCGATGAACATTTTAACAAGCTAGATGCAGATGGTGATGGGGTGCTTTCGCTCGACGAACTGCAGAAGAGATTTGGGAGGTTTTCATCCAGGGGTTTTGAATTGCAATCCCAAGAAGAGATTGGGAATCTATATAATGTTCTCTTTGAGAAGTTTGATGCTGATCAAAATGGTACAATTGATCGTGAAGAATTTAGGAGTTTGATGAAAGAGATCATGGTTGCTAAGGCTCGTGGCATAGGTAATTCACCAGTTTCAATCATTCTTCAGGAAGATAGCTTGCTCATGAGAGCTGTTCAGCACAAAGGACCTGTTGGAGATGATAAAAATTAG
- the LOC113732669 gene encoding uncharacterized protein encodes MEFFLGDRFDELTRRAESVFSRVRYSDESTLLSRREHVFGRRSYVTQAQVMGSKHEIGIDCGGGVLKVKVDGETRLVVKRLAWKFRGNEKITVGGVEVEFYWDVFNWINKCDIHKNGSAHGVFIFQIGDGGIWPEMVGAEKKLMRKSLSSVVAAAGQSGMSSVSLPPSPSCSSVLQWAEESSDCGRSSCSSTRSSGSAGGFSLLLYAWRKE; translated from the coding sequence ATGGAGTTCTTTCTCGGTGACCGGTTCGACGAGTTGACTCGGCGGGCCGAGTCGGTCTTTTCCAGAGTCCGGTACTCGGACGAGTCAACTCTGTTGTCTCGGCGAGAGCATGTGTTTGGGCGCAGGAGTTATGTGACCCAGGCTCAAGTTATGGGTTCCAAACACGAAATTGGAATAGATTGTGGCGGTGGAGTGCTCAAAGTAAAAGTCGACGGAGAAACAAGGCTAGTGGTCAAAAGGCTAGCTTGGAAATTTAGGGGGAATGAGAAAATTACTGTTGGTGGAGTGGAAGTAGAGTTTTATTGGGATGTGTTTAATTGGATAAATAAGTGTGACATTCACAAAAATGGGAGTGCCCATGGTgtattcattttccaaattggtGATGGTGGAATTTGGCCTGAAATGGTTGGAGCTGAGAAAAAATTAATGAGGAAAAGCTTGTCCTCTGTGGTGGCGGCCGCCGGGCAATCGGGCATGTCATCGGTGTCTTTGCCACCGTCTCCGTCGTGCTCTAGTGTGTTGCAATGGGCTGAGGAGAGTAGTGATTGTGGAAGAAGTTCGTGTTCATCTACAAGGTCAAGTGGGAGTGCTGGAGGATTTTCCTTGTTATTGTATGCTTGGAGAAAAGAGTAG
- the LOC113732671 gene encoding uncharacterized protein, producing the protein MSGFGRMKRVTDPLHDKVKARIVPDCFSSGGSDHSADAAAAAAYDEEDVISPSLSELVYGSLVDDACSDSPADDDSDSERDSSVRYYDSAVNSAEDSMNRIAQKKNADSFEKMLCADVTKAMEVFSGVKSNMPVLRRNVMAFLRKLGYNAAICKTKWESSGGLSSGDYEFIDVLRFHPPNGSTRYIVDLDFAKEFEIARPTARYEHAVRSIPRVFIGRSEELKQVLKVMSDAAKRSLKSRGLLLPPWRKHRYMQNKWLGAYKRTTNIAPVFPQPPPLMQKLTVKCRSVGFDVVAVS; encoded by the coding sequence ATGTCCggttttggtagaatgaaacgAGTCACCGATCCTCTCCACGATAAAGTCAAGGCTAGAATCGTCCCTGACTGTTTCAGCAGCGGCGGAAGTGATCACAGCGCTGatgccgccgccgccgccgcctaCGACGAAGAGGATGTCATTTCGCCGAGCCTGTCCGAGCTTGTCTACGGTTCTCTCGTGGATGACGCCTGCAGCGATTCTCCTGCAGATGATGACTCGGATTCCGAGCGCGATTCCTCGGTACGTTATTATGACTCGGCCGTCAACTCCGCCGAAGACTCGATGAATCGCATCGCTCAGAAGAAAAATGCGGACTCCTTTGAAAAGATGCTCTGCGCCGATGTAACCAAGGCGATGGAGGTGTTTTCTGGTGTGAAGTCAAATATGCCGGTGCTTCGGCGGAACGTGATGGCGTTTCTGAGAAAATTAGGATACAATGCTGCTATCTGCAAGACGAAGTGGGAGAGCTCCGGCGGACTAAGTTCCGGTGACTACGAGTTCATTGACGTTCTACGGTTCCACCCGCCGAATGGGAGCACGAGATACATCGTAGACCTAGATTTCGCAAAGGAATTCGAGATCGCGAGGCCCACCGCTCGGTACGAGCACGCTGTACGGTCAATACCCAGGGTTTTCATTGGTAGGAGCGAGGAGTTGAAGCAGGTTTTGAAGGTGATGAGCGACGCCGCGAAGCGATCGTTGAAGAGCAGAGGTCTGTTGCTTCCGCCGTGGAGGAAGCACCGGTACATGCAGAACAAGTGGCTTGGCGCGTACAAAAGGACGACTAATATAGCGCCGGTTTTTCCACAGCCGCCGCCGTTGATGCAAAAACTAACCGTTAAGTGCCGTTCTGTTGGCTTTGATGTGGTAGCTGTTAGTTAA
- the LOC113732670 gene encoding replication protein A 70 kDa DNA-binding subunit D-like isoform X1 yields MLLPATAVAFDSRKDLSFSTSYCSAITVAPFLQQAMHLDFWYHSHALAIDKLIDNGSYTDPRVLLPHVANNRILRISAALQQRTTTAWIRGIIEISFRPQKLFYMACPQCHQPNSFAGTSIVQCEYCQANIELLPRACITIFIADSSGSLAATAMGTEAENLINYSTAELHYLYEQKIDLASYLMRTLQKKDKTVLR; encoded by the exons ATGCTGTTGCCGGCGACGGCTGTTGCTTTTGATTCCAGAAAAG ACCTGAGCTTCTCAACTTCTTATTGTTCAGCCATTACGGTGGCTCCATTTTTGCAACAAGCAATGCATCTTGATTTCTG GTACCATAGTCATGCACTTGCAATAGACAAGCTAATTGATAATGGAAGTTACACTGATCCGCGAGTTCTTCTCCCTCATGTTGCCAATAATAGAATTCTTCGTATTAGTGCTGCACTTCAACAG aGAACCACTACTGCATGGATTAGAGGAATCATTGAAATTTCCTTTAGGCCCCAAAAATTATTCTATATGGCATGCCCCCAATGTCATCAACCAAACAGCTTTGCAGGCACATCGATAGTTCAATGCGAATACTGTCAGGCTAACATTGAACTCTTACCAAG AGCTTGTATTACCATTTTCATTGCTGATTCAAGCGGATCATTGGCTGCTACTGCTATGGGAACTGAAGCTGAAAATTTAATTAACTACTCAACTGCTGAACTCCATTATTTATACGAACAG AAAATTGATCTAGCTTCATACCTCATGCGTACTCTGCAAAAAAAGGACAAAACTGTTCTACGTTAA